A single window of Pseudomonas lijiangensis DNA harbors:
- a CDS encoding permease encodes MNHMVACSGEQSASFCTDTSVMMWSAKTIDCPPKELIKAHIAVVVSGLLPFLYCLWLMWDGLPEELNLLIGAGCACALFATYLIVFAVRQKTVFNYHIKNQSGSVEYFLHYPDFAGPFFKGIAIFIILLFLGVALVTGSLLFLIGPAAISLGAARTLLNWKNPIHHRETRPWDMHNFVTLDRKRSIIVIHCTDITTGFVAHLPNKALFEQYLQFLHSVLPPTAEYLEKDWEW; translated from the coding sequence ATGAATCATATGGTCGCTTGCAGCGGAGAACAGAGCGCATCATTTTGTACTGATACATCTGTCATGATGTGGAGCGCCAAAACAATCGATTGCCCCCCAAAGGAATTGATAAAAGCTCATATCGCAGTAGTCGTATCAGGCCTTCTTCCTTTTCTTTATTGCCTGTGGCTAATGTGGGATGGTTTGCCTGAGGAACTGAACTTGCTTATTGGTGCAGGCTGTGCGTGCGCACTATTCGCAACTTATTTGATTGTGTTTGCAGTCAGGCAGAAAACGGTATTTAACTACCACATTAAAAACCAGTCAGGCTCTGTCGAATACTTCCTTCACTACCCAGACTTCGCAGGCCCGTTCTTCAAAGGCATCGCCATTTTCATCATCCTGCTCTTTCTCGGCGTCGCACTTGTCACCGGCTCGCTGCTCTTCCTGATCGGCCCAGCCGCCATTTCACTCGGGGCAGCACGTACTTTGCTGAATTGGAAGAACCCGATCCATCATCGAGAAACTCGCCCATGGGATATGCATAACTTTGTCACGCTTGATCGTAAGCGCTCAATCATCGTTATCCATTGCACTGACATCACCACAGGCTTTGTGGCCCACCTCCCCAACAAGGCGTTATTCGAGCAGTACCTGCAATTCCTGCACTCCGTCCTGCCACCCACGGCCGAGTACCTGGAGAAAGACTGGGAATGGTAA
- the osmE gene encoding osmotically-inducible lipoprotein OsmE has translation MYKKILAATCVLGTLAGCGTTTVQNPVDFVTYRDEPLVKQVENGMTRQQVLTIGGEPSSTFERKVNPGTCNNYVLFKDGHKQVYHVSFNGDGRVNHKGFMTCEQREANERAM, from the coding sequence ATGTACAAGAAAATCCTGGCGGCTACCTGTGTATTGGGGACATTGGCGGGTTGTGGCACCACTACCGTGCAGAATCCGGTGGACTTCGTGACCTATCGCGACGAACCGCTGGTCAAGCAGGTCGAAAACGGCATGACCCGCCAACAAGTCCTGACCATCGGCGGTGAGCCATCGTCCACCTTCGAGCGCAAGGTGAACCCGGGAACCTGCAACAACTACGTGTTGTTCAAGGACGGCCACAAGCAGGTTTATCACGTGAGCTTCAACGGCGACGGCCGCGTGAACCACAAAGGCTTCATGACCTGCGAACAGCGCGAAGCGAACGAACGCGCCATGTGA